From the Buteo buteo chromosome 1, bButBut1.hap1.1, whole genome shotgun sequence genome, one window contains:
- the OTUD4 gene encoding OTU domain-containing protein 4 isoform X5 — MRVDNERCGGSPRCEAVNMEAACRPDGGEQTHQGSGMDAPGDASMDCYLRSQGLYRKRVAKDGSCLFRAVAEQVLHSQSRHIDVRMACVDYLRKHREKFEAFIEGPFEEYLKCLENPQEWVGQVEISALSLMYKKDFIIYREPNASPSHVTENGFSDKVLLCFSNGNHYDIVYPIEYSEKAALCQSLLYELLYEKVFDTDVKKIIAELSAVGVTEESNGSSEVSASDSEDDNYRSKATTVSDMNGLKSLSGNKHLKSNGNPTLLVLPKKVLKSLNPSVYRNVEYDVWLQSKWDQQKQDFSIAAGMQYSVGDKCKVRLDHNGKFYNAHIQEVCSENGPVVVFVEELGAKHAVSLKSLKPLPQASPMEGWNTVPGKKIKKFFPTWGQNAQPDADCRGAKNQSKSIKPQSALPPRLQHTVGTRQHQFLCSGPQPHQTSTEQKAPGRNPSQTVRKPDRERTEDLNHGSRDCNYFGLSPEERREKQAIEESRSLYEIQQRDEQAFPALSNNQSVCQAATQTVDNLNQKKFSSNERRNSKWTAEVEEQKDKESNSRQIHLSQKLEPNSSEKNSQDESYPKASSPLEQVKPDSPIPAEQVRNVCLISKFSSQETSDKGELHHSHNLTECLPSVTPTPSPVFSEVHLPPTVPSVPAIVPAWPSEPTTYGPAGIPAQIPASSLMPAPATGPDSIVSQAQVTSAPVAGVPVSLQAVNQPLMPLPQTLNPYQDPLYPGFPFSEKGERAVAPSYSLCNTGEDLPKDKNILRFFFNLGVKAYSCPMWAPHSYLYPLHQAYLAACRMYPNVSLPVYPHNPWFQEAPPTQNENETARTTRHFPVLSEARSNGQIPQVDSRSPSLPLIIPTAQVSESQGQVCVETENPVQALHANYEESLRGKNMFPQPPFGHNHFLGAVPIAPPFFPHFWYGYPVQGFIENSVARPNVVMSPEDKEATASTSATMYVAKECSPPVPVVNCAEQLQKTNSSSGSNTVPFPVAGASSDCSVPKETSARAPQLEQTCPLASSPAKQKTAGQQNRSLQTQGTERQTAVPNTPPLLAEPLKNELKNSIPSRKEKTDKGRDSKGAGNLQTESRAQRTREESSEDESEVSDMLRSGRSKQFYNQTYGGGRRPRLEWGYSSRGGYQFQRNEEAWKGPPSRSRDDSYQYQRNFRGRPYRNDRRRATLGDNQRGHQA, encoded by the exons GAATGGGTTGGACAAGTAGAAATAAGTGCCCTTTCTCTTATGTACAA GAAAGATTTCATAATATATCGGGAACCAAATGCTTCTCCTTCACATGTAactgaaaatggcttttctgataag gtatTGCTGTGCTTCTCAAATGGAAACCACTATGATATTGTGTATCCCATAGAGTATTCAGAAaaggctgctctgtgccagt ctctgctgtatGAGTTGCTTTATGAGAAAGTATTTGATACAGATGTAAAGAAAATCATAGCAGAACTTAGTGCTGTTGGTGTAACAGAGGAAAGTAATGGTAGCAGTGAAGTGTCTGCTTCAGATTCAGAAGATGATAACTACAG AAGTAAAGCTACAACAGTTAGTGATATGAATGGATTGAAATCTCTTTCTGGCAACAAG CACCTTAAGAGCAATGGGAATCCTACCTTGTTGGTCTTACCTAAAAAAGTTCTTAAATCACTCAATCCATCAGTTTACAGAAATGTTGAATATGACGTTTGGCTCCAATCCAAATGGG ATCAGcaaaaacaagatttttctaTTGCTGCTGGCATGCAATACTCAGTTGGAGATAAATGTAAA GTGCGCTTAGACCATAATGGGAAATTTTATAATGCCCATATTCAAGAAGTTTGTTCAGAGAATGGGCCAGTTGTTGTATTTGTAGAAGAGCTCGGAGCAAA GCATGCTGTCTCACTGAAGAGCCTTAAACCTCTTCCACAAGCCTCTCCTATGGAGGGCTGGAACACTGTGCCAgggaagaagataaaaaagtTTTTCCCAACATGGGGGCAGAATGCTCAGCCCG ATGCAGATTGCAGAGGGGCAAAGAATCAGAGCAAGTCAATAAAACCCCAGTCAGCACTACCTCCTCGACTTCAGCATACTGTGGGAACCAGGCAGCATCAGTTCTTATGTTCTGGACCTCAACCTCATCAGACCTCAACTGAGCAAAAAGCTCCAGGCAGGAATCCTTCCCAAACTGTAAG aaaaCCAGACCGGGAGAGAACGGAAGATCTGAACCATGGCAGCAGAGATTGTAACTACTTTGGCCTGTCTCCAGAGGAACGCAGGGAGAAACAGGCTATAGAAGAATCTCGTTCACTTTATGAGATCCAGCAGAGGGATGAACAagcttttcctgctctttccAAT AACCAGTCGGTCTGTCAGGCTGCTACACAGACTGTGGATaatttaaaccagaaaaagttCTCAAGTaatgagagaagaaacagcaagtggACAGCAGAGGTGGAAGAGCAGAAGGATAAAG AGTCAAATTCCAGGCAGATCCACTTAAGTCAGAAGCTTGAGCCAAATTCATCTGAG AAGAATAGTCAAGATGAGAGTTATCCAAAAGCTTCATCTCCTTTGGAACAAGTAAAACCAGATTCTCCGATTCCTGCTGAGCAAGtaagaaatgtttgtttgaTTTCAAAGTTTTCCAGTCAGGAGACTTCAGACAAAGGGGAGCTTCATCACAGCCAC AACCTGACAGAATGCTTACCAAGCGTAACTCCAACACCCTCACCAGTCTTTTCTGAGGTGCATTTACCTCCAACAGTGCCTTCTGTACCAGCCATTGTGCCAGCTTGGCCAAGTGAGCCAACAACCTATGGACCAGCAG GTATTCCAGCCCAAATACCTGCTTCTTCACTGATGCCAGCCCCAGCAACGGGACCTGACTCTATTGTATCACAGGCTCAGGTAACATCTGCTCCAGTTGCTGGAGTTCCTGTGTCGCTACAAGCAGTTAACCAGCCTTTAATGCCTTTGCCTCAGACTCTGAATCCTTACCAGGATCCGCTATACCCTGGATTCCCATTTagtgaaaagggagaaagagctgTTGCACCCTCTTACTCCCTGTGCAATACTGGGGAAGACTTACCTAAAG ataagAATATTCTTAGATTTTTCTTCAACCTTGGTGTGAAG GCATACAGTTGTCCCATGTGGGCACCCCATTCTTACTTGTACCCCCTGCACCAGGCCTATTTAGCTGCTTGTAGAATGTACCCAAACGTGTCCCTTCCTGTGTATCCGCACAACCCCTGGTTCCAGGAGGCTCCGCCGACTCAGAATGAAAACGAAACTGCACGAACAACCAGGCACTTTCCTGTTCTGAGCGAGGCCAGATCCAACGGTCAGATTCCACAGGTTGATAGTAGATCTCCATCACTGCCTCTGATTATACCTACAGCTCAGGTGTCAGAAAGTCAAGGACAGGTCTGTGTAGAAACGGAGAATCCGGTGCAAGCTCTTCATGCAAACTATGAGGAGTCCCTGAGAGGGAAAAATATGTTCCCACAGCCACCCTTTGGACACAATCACTTTCTAGGAGCTGTTCCAATAGcacctcctttctttcctcactTTTGGTATGGGTACCCAGTTCAGGGTTTCATTGAAAATTCAGTAGCAAGACCTAATGTTGTCATGtcacctgaggacaaagagGCAACAGCTAGCACCTCTGCGACCATGTACGTGGCTAAAGAATGCAGCCCTCCGGTTCCTGTAGTAAACTGCGCAGAACAGCTTCAGAAGACTAACAGCAGCAGCGGTTCGAACACTGTACCATTCCCTGTGGCTGGTGCAAGCAGTGATTGCAGTGTGCCGAAAGAAACGTCAGCTAGGGCACCTCAGCTGGAGCAAACTTGTCCTTTGGCTTCTTCTCCAGCTAAGCAAAAAACAGCTGGGCAGCAAAATCGTTCCCTGCAAACACAGGGGACCGAGAGGCAGACCGCGGTGCCCAACACTCCACCACTGTTGGCAGAACCActgaaaaatgaactgaaaaacaGCATTCCCAGTCGTAAGGAGAAGACTGATAAAGGTAGAGATTCCAAGGGTGCTGGTAATCTGCAGACAGAAAGCAGGGCACAGAGAACAAGGGAGGAGAGCTCTGAAGATGAGAGTGAAGTTTCCGATATGCTGAGAAGTGGTAGATCCAAGCAATTTTATAACCAGACTTACGGCGGAGGCAGAAGGCCTAGACTTGAGTGGGGTTATTCCAGTAGGGGAGGATACCAGTTCCAAAGAAACGAGGAAGCCTGGAAAGGACCacccagcagaagcagagatgaCAGCTACCAGTATCAGCGGAACTTTAGAGGGAGGCCATATAGGAATGACAGGAGAAGGGCAACACTGGGAGATAATCAGAGGGGGCATCAAGCATAG
- the ABCE1 gene encoding ATP-binding cassette sub-family E member 1 — MADKLTRIAIVNHDKCKPKKCRQECKKSCPVVRMGKLCIEVTSQSKIAWISETLCIGCGICIKKCPFGALSIVNLPSNLEKETTHRYCANAFKLHRLPIPRPGEVLGLVGTNGIGKSTALKILAGKQKPNLGKYDDPPDWQEILTYFRGSELQNYFTKILEDDLKAIIKPQYVDQIPKAAKGTVGSILDRKDETKTQTVVCQQLDLTHLKERNVEDLSGGELQRFACAVVCIQKADIFMFDEPSSYLDVKQRLKAAITIRSLINPDRYIIVVEHDLSVLDYLSDFICCLYGVPSAYGVVTMPFSVREGINIFLDGYVPTENLRFRDASLVFKVAETANEEEVKKMCMYKYPGMKKKMGEFELSIVAGEFTDSEIMVMLGENGTGKTTFIRMLAGRLTPDEGGEVPVLNVSYKPQKISPKSTGSVRQLLHEKIRDAYTHPQFVTDVMKPLQIENIIDQEVQTLSGGELQRVALALCLGKPADVYLIDEPSAYLDSEQRLMAARVIKRFILHAKKTAFVVEHDFIMATYLADRVIVFDGIPSKNTLANSPQTLLAGMNKFLSQLEITFRRDPNNYRPRINKLNSIKDVEQKKSGNYFFLDD; from the exons ATGGCAGACAAATTAACAAGAATTGCTATTGTCAACCATGACAAGTGTAAGCCAAAGAAATGCCGTCAGGAATGCAAGAAGAGTTGTCCTGTGGTTCGAATGG GAAAACTTTGCATAGAAGTCACATCACAGAGCAAAATAGCATGGATCTCAGAAACGCTTTGTATTGGTTGTGGTATTTGCATCAAG AAATGTCCTTTTGGAGCCTTGTCAATTGTTAACTTACCTAGCAACCTGGAGAAAGAAACAACGCATAGATATTGTGCCAATGCCTTCAAACTTcacag GTTGCCTATCCCTCGTCCAGGTGAAGTACTGGGATTGGTTGGAACCAATGGTATTGGAAAATCAACTGCCTTGAAAATTttagcaggaaaacagaagccAAATCTTGGAAAATATGAT GATCCACCTGACTGGCAAGAAATTTTGACTTATTTCCGAGGATCtgaattacaaaattattttaccaaGATCCTGGAAGATGACCTGAAAGCTATCATTAAACCTCAGTACGTGGACCAGATCCCTAAAGCTGCAAAG GGAACAGTGGGATCAATTCTGGATAGGAAGGATGAAACTAAGACGCAAACTGTTGTATGTCAGCAGCTTG ACTTAACccatctgaaagaaagaaatgttgagGACCTTTCAGGAGGAGAACTTCAGAGATTTGCTTGTGCAGTTGTTTGCATTCAGAAGGCTGATAT CTTCATGTTTGATGAGCCTTCTAGCTACCTAGATGTCAAGCAACGCTTGAAGGCTGCCATTACTATTCGATCCCTAATAAACCCTGACAG GTACATTATTGTTGTAGAGCATGATCTAAGTGTGTTAGATTATCTCTCTGACTTTATCTGCTGCCTGTATGGTGTGCCAAGTGCTTATGGTGTTGTTACTATGCCTTTCAGCGTAAGAGAAG GCATAAACATTTTCTTAGATGGCTATGTTCCAACAGAAAATCTAAGGTTTCGAGATGCATCTCTGGTATTTAAAGTGGCTGAGACAGCTAATGAAGAAGAAGTTAAAAAGATGTGTATGTACAAATAtcctggaatgaaaaaaaagatgggagaATTTGAACTATCCATAGTAGCTGGAGAATTCACTGATTCTGAAATTATGGTGATGTTAGGGGAAAATG gaacTGGCAAAACTACATTTATCCGAATGCTTGCAGGAAGACTTACGCCTGATGAAGGAG GTGAGGTCCCGGTTCTAAATGTCAGCTACAAACCACAGAAGATCAGTCCTAAATCTACA ggAAGTGTCCGTCAGCTACTGCATGAGAAGATCAGAGATGCCTATACGCACCCCCAGTTTGTAACTGATGTAATGAAGCCTCTTCAGATAGAAAATATCATTGACCAGGAG GTTCAAACATTGTCTGGTGGTGAGTTGCAGCGTGTTGCATTAGCTCTTTGTCTTGGTAAACCTGCGGATGTCTACCTAATTGATGAACCTTCAGCATATTTGGACTCTGAACAACGTCTAATGGCTGCTAGAGTCATTAAACG tttcatTCTCCACGctaaaaaaacagcttttgtggTAGAACATGATTTTATCATGGCTACGTATCTTGCCGATCGTGTGATTGTTTTTGATGGCATTCCTTCCAAGAACACACTTGCGAACAG TCCACAGACTCTGTTGGCCGGAATGAATAAGTTTTTATCCCAGCTTGAAATCACTTTTAGAAGAGACCCCAACAATTACAGACCAAGAATAAACAAACTCAATTCAATCAAG gATGTGGAACAAAAGAAGAGTGGAAACTACTTTTTCCTGGATGACTAA
- the OTUD4 gene encoding OTU domain-containing protein 4 isoform X1: MRVDNERCGGSPRCEAVNMEAACRPDGGEQTHQGSGMDAPGDASMDCYLRSQGLYRKRVAKDGSCLFRAVAEQVLHSQSRHIDVRMACVDYLRKHREKFEAFIEGPFEEYLKCLENPQEWVGQVEISALSLMYKKDFIIYREPNASPSHVTENGFSDKVLLCFSNGNHYDIVYPIEYSEKAALCQSLLYELLYEKVFDTDVKKIIAELSAVGVTEESNGSSEVSASDSEDDNYRSKATTVSDMNGLKSLSGNKHLKSNGNPTLLVLPKKVLKSLNPSVYRNVEYDVWLQSKWDQQKQDFSIAAGMQYSVGDKCKVRLDHNGKFYNAHIQEVCSENGPVVVFVEELGAKHAVSLKSLKPLPQASPMEGWNTVPGKKIKKFFPTWGQNAQPDADCRGAKNQSKSIKPQSALPPRLQHTVGTRQHQFLCSGPQPHQTSTEQKAPGRNPSQTVRKPDRERTEDLNHGSRDCNYFGLSPEERREKQAIEESRSLYEIQQRDEQAFPALSNNQSVCQAATQTVDNLNQKKFSSNERRNSKWTAEVEEQKDKESNSRQIHLSQKLEPNSSENSQDESYPKASSPLEQVKPDSPIPAEQVRNVCLISKFSSQETSDKGELHHSHNLTECLPSVTPTPSPVFSEVHLPPTVPSVPAIVPAWPSEPTTYGPAGIPAQIPASSLMPAPATGPDSIVSQAQVTSAPVAGVPVSLQAVNQPLMPLPQTLNPYQDPLYPGFPFSEKGERAVAPSYSLCNTGEDLPKDKNILRFFFNLGVKAYSCPMWAPHSYLYPLHQAYLAACRMYPNVSLPVYPHNPWFQEAPPTQNENETARTTRHFPVLSEARSNGQIPQVDSRSPSLPLIIPTAQVSESQGQVCVETENPVQALHANYEESLRGKNMFPQPPFGHNHFLGAVPIAPPFFPHFWYGYPVQGFIENSVARPNVVMSPEDKEATASTSATMYVAKECSPPVPVVNCAEQLQKTNSSSGSNTVPFPVAGASSDCSVPKETSARAPQLEQTCPLASSPAKQKTAGQQNRSLQTQGTERQTAVPNTPPLLAEPLKNELKNSIPSRKEKTDKGRDSKGAGNLQTESRAQRTREESSEDESEVSDMLRSGRSKQFYNQTYGGGRRPRLEWGYSSRGGYQFQRNEEAWKGPPSRSRDDSYQYQRNFRGRPYRNDRRRATLGDNQRGHQA, translated from the exons GAATGGGTTGGACAAGTAGAAATAAGTGCCCTTTCTCTTATGTACAA GAAAGATTTCATAATATATCGGGAACCAAATGCTTCTCCTTCACATGTAactgaaaatggcttttctgataag gtatTGCTGTGCTTCTCAAATGGAAACCACTATGATATTGTGTATCCCATAGAGTATTCAGAAaaggctgctctgtgccagt ctctgctgtatGAGTTGCTTTATGAGAAAGTATTTGATACAGATGTAAAGAAAATCATAGCAGAACTTAGTGCTGTTGGTGTAACAGAGGAAAGTAATGGTAGCAGTGAAGTGTCTGCTTCAGATTCAGAAGATGATAACTACAG AAGTAAAGCTACAACAGTTAGTGATATGAATGGATTGAAATCTCTTTCTGGCAACAAG CACCTTAAGAGCAATGGGAATCCTACCTTGTTGGTCTTACCTAAAAAAGTTCTTAAATCACTCAATCCATCAGTTTACAGAAATGTTGAATATGACGTTTGGCTCCAATCCAAATGGG ATCAGcaaaaacaagatttttctaTTGCTGCTGGCATGCAATACTCAGTTGGAGATAAATGTAAA GTGCGCTTAGACCATAATGGGAAATTTTATAATGCCCATATTCAAGAAGTTTGTTCAGAGAATGGGCCAGTTGTTGTATTTGTAGAAGAGCTCGGAGCAAA GCATGCTGTCTCACTGAAGAGCCTTAAACCTCTTCCACAAGCCTCTCCTATGGAGGGCTGGAACACTGTGCCAgggaagaagataaaaaagtTTTTCCCAACATGGGGGCAGAATGCTCAGCCCG ATGCAGATTGCAGAGGGGCAAAGAATCAGAGCAAGTCAATAAAACCCCAGTCAGCACTACCTCCTCGACTTCAGCATACTGTGGGAACCAGGCAGCATCAGTTCTTATGTTCTGGACCTCAACCTCATCAGACCTCAACTGAGCAAAAAGCTCCAGGCAGGAATCCTTCCCAAACTGTAAG aaaaCCAGACCGGGAGAGAACGGAAGATCTGAACCATGGCAGCAGAGATTGTAACTACTTTGGCCTGTCTCCAGAGGAACGCAGGGAGAAACAGGCTATAGAAGAATCTCGTTCACTTTATGAGATCCAGCAGAGGGATGAACAagcttttcctgctctttccAAT AACCAGTCGGTCTGTCAGGCTGCTACACAGACTGTGGATaatttaaaccagaaaaagttCTCAAGTaatgagagaagaaacagcaagtggACAGCAGAGGTGGAAGAGCAGAAGGATAAAG AGTCAAATTCCAGGCAGATCCACTTAAGTCAGAAGCTTGAGCCAAATTCATCTGAG AATAGTCAAGATGAGAGTTATCCAAAAGCTTCATCTCCTTTGGAACAAGTAAAACCAGATTCTCCGATTCCTGCTGAGCAAGtaagaaatgtttgtttgaTTTCAAAGTTTTCCAGTCAGGAGACTTCAGACAAAGGGGAGCTTCATCACAGCCAC AACCTGACAGAATGCTTACCAAGCGTAACTCCAACACCCTCACCAGTCTTTTCTGAGGTGCATTTACCTCCAACAGTGCCTTCTGTACCAGCCATTGTGCCAGCTTGGCCAAGTGAGCCAACAACCTATGGACCAGCAG GTATTCCAGCCCAAATACCTGCTTCTTCACTGATGCCAGCCCCAGCAACGGGACCTGACTCTATTGTATCACAGGCTCAGGTAACATCTGCTCCAGTTGCTGGAGTTCCTGTGTCGCTACAAGCAGTTAACCAGCCTTTAATGCCTTTGCCTCAGACTCTGAATCCTTACCAGGATCCGCTATACCCTGGATTCCCATTTagtgaaaagggagaaagagctgTTGCACCCTCTTACTCCCTGTGCAATACTGGGGAAGACTTACCTAAAG ataagAATATTCTTAGATTTTTCTTCAACCTTGGTGTGAAG GCATACAGTTGTCCCATGTGGGCACCCCATTCTTACTTGTACCCCCTGCACCAGGCCTATTTAGCTGCTTGTAGAATGTACCCAAACGTGTCCCTTCCTGTGTATCCGCACAACCCCTGGTTCCAGGAGGCTCCGCCGACTCAGAATGAAAACGAAACTGCACGAACAACCAGGCACTTTCCTGTTCTGAGCGAGGCCAGATCCAACGGTCAGATTCCACAGGTTGATAGTAGATCTCCATCACTGCCTCTGATTATACCTACAGCTCAGGTGTCAGAAAGTCAAGGACAGGTCTGTGTAGAAACGGAGAATCCGGTGCAAGCTCTTCATGCAAACTATGAGGAGTCCCTGAGAGGGAAAAATATGTTCCCACAGCCACCCTTTGGACACAATCACTTTCTAGGAGCTGTTCCAATAGcacctcctttctttcctcactTTTGGTATGGGTACCCAGTTCAGGGTTTCATTGAAAATTCAGTAGCAAGACCTAATGTTGTCATGtcacctgaggacaaagagGCAACAGCTAGCACCTCTGCGACCATGTACGTGGCTAAAGAATGCAGCCCTCCGGTTCCTGTAGTAAACTGCGCAGAACAGCTTCAGAAGACTAACAGCAGCAGCGGTTCGAACACTGTACCATTCCCTGTGGCTGGTGCAAGCAGTGATTGCAGTGTGCCGAAAGAAACGTCAGCTAGGGCACCTCAGCTGGAGCAAACTTGTCCTTTGGCTTCTTCTCCAGCTAAGCAAAAAACAGCTGGGCAGCAAAATCGTTCCCTGCAAACACAGGGGACCGAGAGGCAGACCGCGGTGCCCAACACTCCACCACTGTTGGCAGAACCActgaaaaatgaactgaaaaacaGCATTCCCAGTCGTAAGGAGAAGACTGATAAAGGTAGAGATTCCAAGGGTGCTGGTAATCTGCAGACAGAAAGCAGGGCACAGAGAACAAGGGAGGAGAGCTCTGAAGATGAGAGTGAAGTTTCCGATATGCTGAGAAGTGGTAGATCCAAGCAATTTTATAACCAGACTTACGGCGGAGGCAGAAGGCCTAGACTTGAGTGGGGTTATTCCAGTAGGGGAGGATACCAGTTCCAAAGAAACGAGGAAGCCTGGAAAGGACCacccagcagaagcagagatgaCAGCTACCAGTATCAGCGGAACTTTAGAGGGAGGCCATATAGGAATGACAGGAGAAGGGCAACACTGGGAGATAATCAGAGGGGGCATCAAGCATAG